The nucleotide sequence GAAATAAAAGCTAGTTCTAGATAAAACTTAAAAAGCCTGCAAATTAATTTTTGCAGGCTTTTTTATAAGTATAAATATAGGCCTTGGGCAATTCTTAGGTTACTGCGTTAAGCAGCTAGGGTATAGAAAACGCTGTCTAATTACGTTTTTGAAAAGTTAAAATAACGATTTTTAAATCAATAAGTTATAGGGCTGTGTTTTTTACAATTGAAAACGCTAAAGTGCTAATTTTTTGCTAATATAAATAATATTGCTAAACGAAAAAGATAATATATTTTGGATGTTTTGATAGTTGAAGATAACTTTAATATTGCAGAGTCCATTGGCGACTACCTGCTATTGTATGATGTTATGGTTGATTTTGCCTATAATGGCGAATCTGCATTGGAGCTTGTCGCTGACAATAGTTATGACGTAATCGTTATGGATATTATGATGCCAAAACTTGATGGTATACGTACCGTTTCACACATCAGGCAAGTATTGCAATGCAATACTCCGATAATATTTCTTACTGCGAAAGATACAATTGAAGACAAGTTAACCGCATTTAAAAGTGGCGGTGACGATTATTTAGTAAAACCCTTTTCATTGGACGAATTGTATGTTCGATTGTTGGCACTATCTAGTCGAGGAGGGCGAACTGATATTGGTAAGCTTACCTATAAAGATTTAGAGTTCGATGTTCAAACCGGAGAGTTAACCAGAGACGGAAACCCGATAAAACTCTCAAATTTACAGCTAAAAATAGTATCGGAATTAATGCGATCAGCACCGAATATTGTTTCTAAGTCTAAACTATCATCGGCTGTTTGGGGAGATGACTCGCCGGATACTGACGCATTACGTAGTCATATGTATGTGATTCGTAATGCAATTGATAAGAAATTTACTGAAAATAGAGTAGAGACAGTTCATGGTAAAGGTTATCGAATCCAATAATATTATTAGCGCACCTAGTTTAGTTACAAAAATTAAACGCGGCTTTAGCTTCTTAGTGCTTATGGTAACTGTGTTTTTTATCGGGACCATGTACATAGTTGAAGATCAGTTAGAGGTTATAAGCTTACATCATAGTTTAGATTCTGCGGCCAAATTGTATAATCAACAATACGCTATGCTAGGGGAAAAAACGCCACTACCTAACCCATTAAAATACTCCACTTATTGGAGTGAACGCACAGTTCCTTCATGGCTAAATAAATATAAAGAGCAAGGTTTTTTTGAAGAGTTGAGAGGGACTGAAGATAAACACTTTATTGTTGAATTCCATCCGTCTGGAGACGGATTGTTATATGTGGTGTTTAAAGACGACGCCGACGACTATTTAGACCCATATGAAGACGCTTTACATATATTTACCATAACTGCTGGTGCTTTATTTATCGGTTTGACTATTTTATATAGCCTCTATTTTTCTCGAAGTATCAGTAGTGTATTAAATAATATTCAGGAGAAAGTAAAGCTAACATCAATGGAGCATCCAGACTTTGCTGTTAATAGTCGCTATTCTGAAACTCAAGATATAGAACAAACACTACTAAACACAAAGCATCATATTAATGATTACTTTATTAGAGAGAAAGATTTTAGTCGTTTTGCTTCGCATGAATTGCGAACTCCAATTATGGTTGTGCAAGGATCTTCAGATATATTGGCAAAGCTACATAACGAAAACCCTTTGGCAAAAAAAGCTGTTACTAGACTACAACAGGCTAGTAATGAAATGCGCCTACTTACGGACACTTTTTTATTACTCGGTAAAGAAGAAATAGAGAAAATACATTATCAGGAGTGTGAACTGACAGACATCATAGAGCTACAAATTGAAAATCTAAAGCCTGTATTTTTGTCTCAAAACGTCGGTGTAAATTTAAATATAGTGAACTCAGGAACAATTTATTCACCATTAAGTTTTGTTGTGATTGTAATCAATAATTTATTAAAAAATGCATTTAGTTATGCCAATGGCGATATTGAAATAACATTAGGTTTTCCTGAACTGACTATACGTAATAATCATGCTGGCCATGATATAGATAACGCTGGCTATGGAGTTGGCTTAGTGATTGTAGCTCGTATATGTGACGTTATGAACTGGAGTTTTTATAGCGAAAATAATCAAAATGATTACATTGCCAAGATAAACTTTAAAGAAATTAAAATTAAATAAAAGCTTTCACGAACACTTCACATTTGATTGTATAAGATGCTCCTCATTGAAACTAATGAGGACATAACATGAAAAAAATTATTCCATTTATCGCACTACTCTCGCCTGCTGCATTGGCAAATACATACATTGGTATTGAAGCTGGCACTGCAGACGTAAAAAGTGAAGAATCAATCACCTCTAAAGATGGTGCTATTGACATTACTCCAGAAGGTTCAGATACCGTAATTGGTGGTTTTATCGGTTATAAGTTTGAAAACAATTGGGCTGTAGAGTTTTCTTACAGTCAATTTTCAAGCGAGGACTCTATTACAAACAAAGAACTTAACCAAGGCATCGTTGTTGAACAAGAACTCGACGCAGAATTTGATGCCAATCAATTTGCGCTAAAACCAGTTTATTTTTACCCCCTAAGCGAAAATCTTACCTTAAAAGCAAGTTTAGGAATTACTTATACCCAGTATGAATTTTCTAGTTCATACGAAATAGAGTACGACTCAGTACTTGACGTTATGGATATTGATATCCCTGTAGCTAAAAGCAGCAATGACGATGATGCATTTGGCGGAATCGTTAGTGTCGGTCTGGAATATAACGTATGGGACAACTTAAATCTTGGTGCAAACGTTAAATATCAACAAGATTCGATAGCTAGCAATACACAATTTAACATCAGCGCATCGTATTACTTTTAATCAACACATACTTTAATTTTATTGGCATTAAATAGCCTGAACTCAAAACCTTTAAGGATTACATCATGAACAAATCAATTTTTACAATAGCTTTATTGGCACTTAGCACATCAGCATGTGCCGCAACTGACACTGCAAAGAGAGGTGGTTTCACAGGACCTAGCGATATGGTTATCACGCCTGTTGCGGAAGCAATAGTAGCCGATGACGATACATTCGTTACAATGAAAGGGTATATTAGCAAAGCGATTGGTAATGAAAAGTATCTATTTAAAGATAAAACAGGAACGGCTGTTATTGAAATAGATGACAAAGATTGGCGCGGTGTTGAAGTCTCAGAAAATGATTTAGTCATTATTTCTGGTGAAGTGGATACCAGCTTTAATGAGCCAGTTGAAATAGACGTAGATAGCATACAGTTAGCCAAGTAACATGCTCGTTAACCGATACTTAAAAAGCTCTATGAGTGACCAATTAACGGGGCTTTTTAGGTATCTTGAATTTAGAAGTTTTCTTAACTATGGATCGTAGATTCTGCCGTTCATATGAATCTAAGTAGGCGGATTTCAATTCGCCCACTTAGTTATAATTCCAATTTAATTTTTACTTTCCATAAATCATTTCACAACTTAACTAGTTATAAAAGTGATCGCACTTTCTATAACTCCCCATTTGCCAATCCAAATAAAGTACACCCCAATTACTGCAATTATTAAAGCGACTAATATTGTGATATAGTTAACAATAGTTAGTTCATTTCTATCCGAAATTTTCGTAATAGGCCATTTATCATCCATTATTAGTGTAAGGAGTAAGTGTGGACCTAGGAATAAACATATCCCGGAAAGTTTAGTGTAAATATTACCGCTAATATTAACTTCTAAAATAATAACTAATGCGCAAACCCAAAGCATTGAAAAATCTGTTTCTGATGAGAAATCATTACCTTTAATGGAAGTGCTTAAATAATAAAACACAGTCATTACTCCCAAGCTTATTAGAGTTGTTACAACTAAGGCTTGATCCAAATTTTTTGTCAGTACAATTGCAAGGCTAAAGCTTAATGCAATTAATCCTGTTATCCCTAAATAGTTATTAAAAGTGATTTTCATTTAAAATTAGTCTATAGCTTTCTTTATGAGCGCTACAATCTTTCCTCTTTTGTTAAGCATGTAAATAACTCTTAATCCATTTGATTTTAGATTTC is from Thalassotalea crassostreae and encodes:
- a CDS encoding sensor histidine kinase; the encoded protein is MVKVIESNNIISAPSLVTKIKRGFSFLVLMVTVFFIGTMYIVEDQLEVISLHHSLDSAAKLYNQQYAMLGEKTPLPNPLKYSTYWSERTVPSWLNKYKEQGFFEELRGTEDKHFIVEFHPSGDGLLYVVFKDDADDYLDPYEDALHIFTITAGALFIGLTILYSLYFSRSISSVLNNIQEKVKLTSMEHPDFAVNSRYSETQDIEQTLLNTKHHINDYFIREKDFSRFASHELRTPIMVVQGSSDILAKLHNENPLAKKAVTRLQQASNEMRLLTDTFLLLGKEEIEKIHYQECELTDIIELQIENLKPVFLSQNVGVNLNIVNSGTIYSPLSFVVIVINNLLKNAFSYANGDIEITLGFPELTIRNNHAGHDIDNAGYGVGLVIVARICDVMNWSFYSENNQNDYIAKINFKEIKIK
- a CDS encoding AcfA family outer membrane beta-barrel protein: MKKIIPFIALLSPAALANTYIGIEAGTADVKSEESITSKDGAIDITPEGSDTVIGGFIGYKFENNWAVEFSYSQFSSEDSITNKELNQGIVVEQELDAEFDANQFALKPVYFYPLSENLTLKASLGITYTQYEFSSSYEIEYDSVLDVMDIDIPVAKSSNDDDAFGGIVSVGLEYNVWDNLNLGANVKYQQDSIASNTQFNISASYYF
- a CDS encoding response regulator transcription factor — translated: MDVLIVEDNFNIAESIGDYLLLYDVMVDFAYNGESALELVADNSYDVIVMDIMMPKLDGIRTVSHIRQVLQCNTPIIFLTAKDTIEDKLTAFKSGGDDYLVKPFSLDELYVRLLALSSRGGRTDIGKLTYKDLEFDVQTGELTRDGNPIKLSNLQLKIVSELMRSAPNIVSKSKLSSAVWGDDSPDTDALRSHMYVIRNAIDKKFTENRVETVHGKGYRIQ
- a CDS encoding YgiW/YdeI family stress tolerance OB fold protein, coding for MNKSIFTIALLALSTSACAATDTAKRGGFTGPSDMVITPVAEAIVADDDTFVTMKGYISKAIGNEKYLFKDKTGTAVIEIDDKDWRGVEVSENDLVIISGEVDTSFNEPVEIDVDSIQLAK